Within the Candidatus Eremiobacterota bacterium genome, the region ATGCACCTTTCAGCTTCAGCTTCACTTCGCCTTCAGGAGTTATCTCCACAAGCTCAACATCACCACCATCGGCCTGCAGTGAAGGTCTAATCTTGCTCAGTACTTCCATTACTTTTTCTTTCATGGTGGACACCTCCGTTCCTGTCTACTTATGATGATTCTTCCCTGGAAAGGATTCACCTCTTTCACCCCGGCTCCCCGGTGCCATGCCTTTTCATCGCCTGCAGAGCTGCAATGACGGGAAACCATGCCGAGAAGTGAATGTTAACATATTTTTTACATGAATTCCTTGACGAAGGCCCTTTTTGTCGTGATATACCGACAAAGATGTGAAAAGGGGGAGAATGACTTATGAACATACAACCGGGAATGCCGCAGAATATCTACCAGACGGCGGGAATGCAGCAGGTGGCCGGCCCGCAGATGGCCCCTGCCGAGGAGGTACAGGGGCAGCAGGCCACCCAGGCGCCTTTCGACATGATGCAGGCCAAGACAGGGCTTGATCTCCGGGAGGACGCCTACCGCGCCATTGTGGAGCGCCAGCAGGGCGAAGCCGTTGATGCCAAGCAGGACAAGATCACCGACGACGAGCTCAAGCAGATTTTCGGCGACCAGGCCGACGCAGTGAGAGGCCTTCTGAGCAAGAGAAGCGACGTGAAGCT harbors:
- a CDS encoding NifU family protein is translated as MKEKVMEVLSKIRPSLQADGGDVELVEITPEGEVKLKLKGACGGCPMSQMTLKMFIEKTIKKEIPEVKEVTGV